TCTTCGATGTTGGCTTCCATCAGCAATACCGCTTGGGTGAGCTTTGGATGGCTGGAGCCCAAGCGGTTCTGCAACGGAATGCGTTGGCGCTCGCCACCTTCACGGATGCGTTCGACCACCAATTCTTCCGACACAGCACCGGCCAGTTCAGCGCCGTGATCACGGGCGAGCACTGCCAGCAGCAAGTCGAGTACCGACATGCCGCCGCACGCGGTCAATCGATCGCGATCCCAGTCAAACAGATGACTGGTGGCAATCACCTTCGGGAAACGCTCGGCGAAATCGTCCTGCCAGCGCCAATGCACGGCAGCACGATAACCGTCGAGCAAACCCAACTGTGCCAACGGATAAACACCGGCCGACAAACCGCCGATTACACAACCGGCTCGCACCAGTTGTTTCAGCCCGCTGCTGAGCGCCGGCGCAAGTGAGGTCGGTGGCTCGTCGGCAAGCAGGAACAGTTTCTGGAAGTTTTCGAGCTTGCCGGCCCAGGGCTCACCCGGCAATTGCCAGGCGCCTTCGGTCGGTGGTTCGGCCTGTAAAAACGACAGTTCGTAAACGACGTCCGGGTGCACACGCTGGGCAACACGCAAGGCCTCCTCAGCCAGCGCAAGCGTCAGAGCTTTAGTGCTGGGCCAAATCAGGAAACCAATTCGATGGGCAGTCATGGCGGGCAATCCGAAGCGAAAACAGTGTTAAAGCCGAAGGCGGCTGCAACCAAATTAGACCATCTGGGGCGCGGTGCGCAGCATGACCTAATCTGGTGCATAACGGCAGCGATTACTTGAGGCTGCCCGAGAGGAATTGTTGTAAACGTTCAGACTGCGGTTTGACCAGCACTTCGCGCGGGTTGCCGCTTTCTTCAACAACACCTTTGTGCAGGAACACCAACTGGTTCGACACTTCACGGGCAAAGCCCATTTCGTGCGTCACCACCACCATGGTCCGGCCTTCCTGCGCCAGGGCCTGCATGACTTTCAACACGTCGCCGACCAACTCAGGGTCGAGGGCCGAAGTCGGTTCGTCGAACAACATCACTTCCGGTTCCATCGCCAGCGCACGGGCAATCGCCACACGCTGCTGCTCGCCGCCGGACATGTGGCCCGGGTAGGCATCCTTGCGATGAGCAACACCGACCTTGTTCAGGTAGTGCTCAGCCTTCTCGCGGGCTTCGGTCTTGGACATGCCGAGCACGTGGACCGGCGCTTCCATGATGTTTTCCATCGCGGTCATGTGCGACCACAGATTGAAATGCTGGAACACCATCGACAGGCGCGACCGCATGCGTTGCAGCTGTTTCGGGTCGGCGGCTTTCAGGGCGCCATCCTTGTTGGCGACCAGTTTCAGCTCTTCATTGTTGAGCAGAATCTTGCCCGCGTGCGGC
The window above is part of the Pseudomonas sp. B21-048 genome. Proteins encoded here:
- the argR gene encoding transcriptional regulator ArgR, which gives rise to MTAHRIGFLIWPSTKALTLALAEEALRVAQRVHPDVVYELSFLQAEPPTEGAWQLPGEPWAGKLENFQKLFLLADEPPTSLAPALSSGLKQLVRAGCVIGGLSAGVYPLAQLGLLDGYRAAVHWRWQDDFAERFPKVIATSHLFDWDRDRLTACGGMSVLDLLLAVLARDHGAELAGAVSEELVVERIREGGERQRIPLQNRLGSSHPKLTQAVLLMEANIEEPLTTDEIAQHVCVSRRQLERIFKQYLNRVPSQYYLELRLNKARQMLMQTSKSIIQIGLSCGFSSGPHFSSAYRNFFGATPREDRNQRRSSSPFELSSVPSERG
- a CDS encoding ABC transporter ATP-binding protein — translated: MYKLEVQDLHKRYGSHEVLKGVSLKAAAGDVISIIGSSGSGKSTFLRCINLLEQPHAGKILLNNEELKLVANKDGALKAADPKQLQRMRSRLSMVFQHFNLWSHMTAMENIMEAPVHVLGMSKTEAREKAEHYLNKVGVAHRKDAYPGHMSGGEQQRVAIARALAMEPEVMLFDEPTSALDPELVGDVLKVMQALAQEGRTMVVVTHEMGFAREVSNQLVFLHKGVVEESGNPREVLVKPQSERLQQFLSGSLK